One Coffea eugenioides isolate CCC68of chromosome 2, Ceug_1.0, whole genome shotgun sequence genomic window, TTGTGTACTTAATTTGCTTTTGCCTGCATGATGGTTTGTTactgattctttttttttttaatgtattttTTACTAGAAACCTATCTATGGCAgcttttgtaattatttgattCTGGGCTATTAATAGGCCAGTTATGAACTTTGCTGGCAAAGACATGATATCTGTGCATTGCCTGTTTGTATTTTCGGATTTATTCTTTGTCTCTCTCTCTGGGGGGAAAatgagaaaggaaaaggaattaATATAAGGACATTTTGGATGAGGGTAATTTGATTgtcaaataaaaaagatttcATCTAGTTTTAATTTCTCATTTTATATTTGGTCATCTGTTGCCGAACCATCTGGATCCACCAGCAGTAATGGATTTGTGATCTCTCTCTTGTGCTCTTCCTCTATGAATTTGTATCATATGAAGGGTCTTGTACCTTTTAATAGTTTATAGCATCCAGTTCATTGTTATTTAAACAGGATAGGTTTACTATAAAGGATAATTCGTTTGGATGTCTGATGTGCCCAGATGTACAtgcaattaaaaaataaataacaatgaAGTGTGTGTACTTTTCTCTGCTTATGTTGGGACATGCTTGTGATGTATTTAAGTCCTAAATGTGAAAATGAACAGGATTGGTTCTTCCTGTTGGGAAAAAGGGTATAGGGGATTGAACTCGGACTTAAAATTCAGTGTAGCATAAGGTTATTGAAATTGGTGCTAACTTGGCCTTGGTCTTTTCCATAAATCTTATGTAAGGCTCTTGTGGAGTGGTATGGAAGATTTTGATGCATTTTGTTGACATTTTGGCAAAAACCCATCATATGCTGTTATATTCTTTTATGGGTAATTTCATAATCAGATGTATGTAATGAAACATCCTTGTGGTTACctttttattcttatttgttttttgGGAGTTGCATTTTTTCAGGTGAAGAAGCTTCCATGGTTCGATCATCTTCAGCGAATAGAGATCTTGACCTTGAATCTGGACAAATTGATCCACAGGCTGAAACACCTATTGGAGCTTTGCATGATATTGCATTCAAATGCGGAACAAAGGTATGAGACAATTAGACACCTCTTGACAGTCCCAGGCTTTTTAGCTTTGCTTTCGTCTGGAATTCTCATGATGCCTGGCTTGTTTGCTCACAGGTGGAGTTCAAGCAAGCATTGGTTTCAAGCTCGGAGTTGCAATTCTGTGCAGAGGTTGTTTAAATTCTTCATGGATTGAACAATTACATCAGTTTTGACCATTAACCTTGTTAATTAGGAGAAAATATAATGATTGATATACATATTTTGATTTATGTTattctctgtgtgtgtgtgtgtgtgtgtgtttgtgtgtccTTGTCTCTTTCTTTCATGTCACATTTCCGCAAAGCAAACAGATAAAATATTAGTCACTCAAAATTTAATACAAAAACAAACATGGGAATGAAGACTTAGTTTCAATAAATAGTATTTGAGTAATCAATATATATCTGAAAAAGTCCACCATTCCTtccaaaaaatgaagaaatataGAACCCTTTTGACAGATTTGCCATAAAAGCATGCATTTTTTCACAATGCCTCAACGTTTTTGTAATAAGCTGTACATTTTGGTTTACAAAGTTATCTTGATTACTACGTGCATGCTGGACCTTGATTATCATGTTTCTTATTCCCTTTAGGTCTGGTTTGGGGGAGAGAAAATTGGTGAAGGGATAGGTAGGACCAGAAGGGAAGCACAGCGTCAAGCTGCTGACGGTTCACTTATGAATTTGGCTGGTATGTTTGTTGTTGTTTACATTGAGGTTTAAAATGCTTTCAGGTTTTGTATGCAGTTTACCTTTAGATCCAAATATAATTGACTTGTGATGTGATGATTCCACTAGCCCAAGGATGGGAAgagttgggggggggggggaagagggagagggagaaggggagagagagagagagagagagagagagagagagagagagagagaaagtgtaATTCGTATATTTCGATATACTTTTGTTTGGGTTCTATCTTCTGAAGATATATGTATCTTTTATTTGAATACAGACTGGAAAATCTTGTGTTAATTCTCGTGCAAGTAAAGCAAGGCAGGTATAGAATGTTCTAGAATTATTTTGTGATACATCAAGACACGAAATGGCATATGCAGTTCTGTGGCTTCCATATGTTGAACTCTTAGCTCGCTTCTTAGAGTAGGAACTGTGGAGTTTGACCTTTCGTTTTTCCTGGTTTTCTGacaaataagttcaaaacttctttttcttcaaaggGACAAGTTTGATATTCAGCTATGGATTCATTGTGATTAGTTCAACATTTGAGGCTGCTTTAATAAGTTTTTCCCTGTTTTCATTGAGGTTTAGCTTGTGGTAGCTTTTACATATAGTTAATTGATACTATGGGATTACAATGCATTTCCTTTGAAAGAGTTTATTCCTTTAAACTTTTacttttctatttctttttcttaatgtACTATTTTAATCTTTGTAAGCCACCATATGCAAGAAGCTAGCACTCCattcatttctagtttttgaGTTGGAACGTTTAATAGCTGGCATTTTGTATATTTCTGAGACACTGATTCCTGAAAAATGTTGCTTCTTGCCTCAAGTTTGTTTGTGAAAAAGCACACTTTTAGTTATTCTTTTAGTCTTTTTTGAGATTGGTGAACTAATTTTAAGGAAAATGAAGAGAGATACAAAAAAGAATGAGCATGTTGATTCATGGATATTTCAGCGTATGCTTGTACATACCAGCTACATTGATGGCTGGCTTTGTCTTATTGATGTTTAAGTGATTTATGGCTGGCTCTTTGTCTTGATGATGTCTATTTTGCTAGTTTTTGTTTGCTTCCCTGGGAAAACCTCAATTAATTCTGGTATGTTTTGTCTGGGATGGAAGGGAACCTTTGATATAACTTCAGCTTCTTAAAGTTCCTGTTGTTACTTGCTGAGGGTAGAGACTCCTTTGCAGATAAGTATATATCATCTCTCAAACCTGATTCCAGCTCTGTTCCTGGGGAATGGCGTAGATTCCCAAATACATCCAACAATGGTTTTGCCAACGATTTTAGTTCTTGGGGGTATCAACAATTGCCTAAGGAGGAGCCCGGGTCATTTTCTACTGCATCCATGCCTCCTAGGGTTCTGGATTCGAGATTGGAGGCGTCCAAGAGACCTGTGGGTCCAATTGCTGCCCTTAAAGAGCTGGTAAGATTCTAGGAGCTGCTGTGATTCCTTTTCTGGGATTATTCTTCCACTTGTATACTTATGATTTCTCTTTAATTCTTAAGTGTTCAATGGAGGGCCTTGGCTTAGCTTTCCAAACTCAGCCTCAGCTTTCAGCTAATCCTGGCCAAAAGAATGAAGTGTATGCACAGGTGAATGTTTTCCTCTCAATTAGTAGCTGGTTTTTGTGTCATTTTCTTACATGAAGCTGCTTCCCTGTTTTTCTAATTCTTCTTGTGCAAAACGAAAGCATTTAGCTTTATGTTTATACAGGACGAATATGTCAAAAAAAGGATGCTTACAAATGATTGGTAACTTCACATGTGTAGGGTCTTTCATCTACATTGCAAAGCTTATGAGATACCTCTAGATTTATGCTCGTTGGTTGTTGGGACTTTTTCGTGATCCTAAATACATATTTGAGGTCTTAAGCAGATATTATGTTCTTCTTTGCACTGGATGTACATATCTAACTACTTTTGCTCCATCGGTGTGTTCGAAATGTCTTCCTTTTGTCTGGATTTAATTGCTTGGACATGCTGATGCACCTATAGGATTGAGATAATCTTTTCTCTTATCCCTGTTTACTTTGTTTAATCTGTGCTGTTGATCATGCTCTAGGTTGAAATAGATGGACAGGTGTTAGGAAAGGGAATTGGGATAAACTGGGATGAAGCAAAATCACAGGTACCATGTAGTTTTGTTTCTAAATTTCTTCTCCTCCTCAAACATTCTAAGTGGAACCTTTGTGCCCGGCTGAAATGTCGGAAGTTTATACTCATTCTGCATGAAATGTTGAACTGAGTTTTCTTGTCTAGGCTGCTGAAAAGGCCCTTGGAACCTTGAAATCAATGCTTGGTTCATATGGTCACAAGCGTCAGGGCTCTCCCAGGTGAGTTGTTTTGCCATCACATTGTTGTTACATTAGATTGTCTTGTTTTCTTGTCAATAAAGTGGACTATTTCGCGTGCTTTAGGTAGATGAATTCTACGAAACTGTCAACAACCTTGATAGCATAATTACATGCTTGTTTATGATGCTGCTGCAGGTGTTTTCTCAGCTTTCCTAGGCTACTTCCACTTGCTTTATGTTTACTAACTGCTTTTTCATCAGACCATGGCAGGGGATGTCAAGCAAAAGATTGAAACCGGAGTTTTCCAGGGTTCTGCAGCGGATGCCATCTTCTGCAAGATATCCAAAGAATGCTTCTCCCGTACCGTAATTCTTCATGTCCTAATTGCACCTTGGCAGTATAGCATCTGCAGAGAGACTTGTAGCTTATGCGGTGACACCAGAGAATTTGGGAGCAATGATTAGGTCATGTTCCAACCAACTGTTTTAGATCAGTTTTACAGGCTGCTGCTGATATAGTTGCAAGTTTTtgaagacaagggaaatgctttGCCATATTGCTGCCGTTCAAAATTGTACATGTTGCAGGACGTTCGTGGACTACTACCGTAGGAGTTTGTTGCGCGAGGGTGCAAAAGGCCCTCACAAGCCAATTGGGAAGCAAAACGAGACGGGCACTGTGTATATCTTCTTTTCTGACATTGAATGCAGCCGTGAGCCATGAATGTGGTAGAGCTGTGTCCCTCGAATTTGTGTTCGAGGTGGTTGTATAATTATACCGGGAATATGGAACGCTTTCATCGGGTGTAGAACGTGGATTTTGGAGAGGATTCACTGAATGCTAACAGTACATTGGTTCAATGGTCTGGCTCCTATTTCACTTTCTGGATGAAAGATGAAAGTGAAAGTTTTGTTCAGTTTTAGGAGCTCTTTCTTGTTGATGTTGATGTTGTGCAGGGTCACTGATCTGGATGATACATTCCATTTCACTTGGCCAATCCACCCCAGCCCAATGATAAATTGGCTTTTTCGTCATtgtgtttcatgtttaattaGTTAAATTACTGCTATCATCCAAGGGTATTGACAACAATGGGAAAGAGGGATAACTGTTGAAGCTCAGCAAATGTGTAGACCACAAAAACTATGAAAAGAacgaaaaaacaaaagaaattggaGGTAAATGAAAGCTCGCATGATGGATAAATGAAATTTGAGAGAATACTACTCCTATAATTTCAACAATATCAAAACATTTTAATGGACTCGCGTGTTTTTTGGTCGAGCAAAAAGCAGAAAACATATAGCTGTTTGCGCAAAAATCATTCAGAGGCTCgcaaaacaaaaatttctcaaaacatgTTTATATAAGAACTTATTTGAGAATCATCGCGCAGGAAGGACGCATGTCAATTCTTGCACTTAATGGTACTCATTTAGCTTAAGCTTTGGATTGTTTATGGTAGTTTAGTTTACaattattgtgttttttttttttatcgaataaaaaaatataagacACACACACCCAACTAATTAAATATGACTGGGGATTAAAGCTAAGAAGACCTAAGAGGACCCACAAAGCTTACCTATCCAGCCAATTGGTAACTGGAAGGCAAACCTGTGGACCTTAAGTCCAGGTTAAAGAACCCACATCCTAACGATGTGGGACGGAAGTTTACAATTATTGTGTGAAGTAGTTTTTTGTATTTCGATCTGAGTATataattgaaaacaaaaaaaaaggaaaaatgaaggtCTATTTCTCTAAACTTTGTATCTGTGGTATTTCGCTAAACTTTGTATATGAACATATGAATAGTAGGCTGATATTCTGTCAAATATTCTCTAGGCAACTTTTAACATAAAACCATGTAAATAGGGACAACTGTCAAATATCTTGACAAATTAGGACGACAAGGACGCAAAATTCTCTCAACATTAAATTCGGACCTCATAATATAGACAAAATCTTATCCCAACTATTTAGAAAACACCAGGCAACGTTTCCTAGATTTGTCTCCTTTAATAGATCTTCTGTTCCACTCCCAAATAAAACGAAGCAGAAGTTTCGTTCTATTTCATTCCTTACAAATCTCTGTAGTAATCTCTGTGTTACTACCGTTTAACTGAACTTAATGAACTAAAAACCGACTTCATTATCAACCACTTAAAATCATCACTAAGAAACAAAACAACATTTTAAAACCAAAATCTTCAATAAGACTCAAATCCCACTATAACTATCttaaagaaaaatcatttatttCTGTGTAGAAACAAAATAACATTCTACTTCCAAATCCCAATCTTGTTAAACCCTTTTTATTCTTAAATGTTTTGTGAATGTGTTGCACATATTTTCGAATTTTGAATCACGAGGAATCCATTCTTATATGAAACACTAGATTTAATAAGTCTTTATCTTTTgaaatcgaaaaaaaaaaagcaagaaaacaatttGCATCGAAATTTATCAAGacaaaaaaaatcccaattactctaccaagaaaaaaaatagagagaaatAAACTCTAAAATCTTTGAATGTCAGAAACAAAAATACATACCGTAAATACTACCactataaaaattattttaaaagtaataataatgaaaataatattCTCAAGTGGGAGGAGGTTGACAGAGAGAGACCCCTCACACATCCATCAATCTCATTGCTTCTTTTTAAAGCAGCAATCACTAAATCACATTAACAATAGTATATAATCACAgtattaaattgaaaaaaagaatcCACTATATAAACTCCTCTTATACCAATTAATAAGACACACATACAAATAGGTGTGTGTCCCCATAACGCAGAAATTTCCAGAGAGAGATATAGGAACAGAAACAAAGCAGTaagcagaagaagaagatggcTTCTTTTGATACATTTAGCATTGACGGTGAGGATCAGGCGACGACACGTCAGTTCGAAGACGGAGGTTACGGTGGGTACGACTCTTACACGGCGTTTTCCTCCGCCGATACTCCGCCGTACCAAAGCGGCGGCGGGGGAGGATTTCCAGCTGGATACGAAGAAGAGGAAGTGACGGTGGAACACGTCTCCCACTCTGTCAACAGTTCGGATCCCTTCGGATTCGAGGCGGATCAGGAAGCTGCACCGTTTGAGGGGCCGGGGGCTCCAATtccgaatggaaatgggaggCCTTATGATCTCGGGGAGGATACGGAGGGGATTTTTAGATCCGATGGACCTGTGCTGCCACCGCCTACTGAAATGCAAGAAGAAGGCTTTGCTCTCCGGGAGTGGCGGAGGtcagatttttgtttttgttcgtTTTTGACAAAGCTTTTCCTTTCTTGAGATAATATTATGCATTTCTGTTAGTGAAATATTTATTGCTGTTATAGATCTTTGTTATTTTGGTCTTTTACCATTTTTAGTGTTACTGATCTGGAGCCCAAGTTCAGATCTTTGGTTTAGATTATGACAATTTGAACTAGTTGCTCATAACTGATTGGTAGTAGAATTTGCATGGTAGTTTGTGATCATGATAAAATGTGAGTGTTTGCCGCTTTTTGTTTGTCCTTTTTTtgggtggttttttttttttttttttttgggagggagggagggggtAGTTTATTTGATGTGAGCTTTGAGGAAATGAATCTCTGGTGAGCGAGTTTGTTAGATGTACAAGTTTAGGAAACCACACATCCACTTTTCAGGCACCCTTGTGGAATTTTAGGGACTTTCCCGGTTACTACGAGCCTTGCTGCATGATTTGACATGGAATAGCTTGTTGCAATTCAAATTAAAAagggggaattttttttttttttttggtttcgtTGGTATATTTTGGTTCTTGTTCAAGTGAATCAAGAATTAATTTACTTTCTATTGGTTTCAGATGATTTAATTAAGTACCCACAGATCGAGATCCTTGACATAACAATTTGGCTACACTGTTATGTATCTAATAACATTTTGTGTGGTTGAGATGGTAGAATTGGATCAATAAATCATAAAAAATCTTAAGAAGGGTTCATGTACAATCATGCTTGTTGATTGCATGCCATTATtgcctcccccccccccccccttcttcAAATTCAAGAATAAGCTCTTATAATTTGCATTAAGTTTATAGGTTATGTATCTTAAATTTTAGACACATCAAGGAGGCTAGAATTTGAACTCAGAGCGTGATCCTTGAGTTGACCAGAATATGCTTAGACTGTTGGATTCTAAAAAATCTCGAATGAAGCCTTCTTATAGGTTATCTTTTCCCTTTTAAGAAAGAACCTAGttgcgaaatttctcaagtCAACTTTTGACAGATCTTGACTGATAGTTGCCCTCGAGCTCTGCTCATTTAGGAAATTTGATGTTTGACTAATGTGGAAAgcttgaacttgatttttgagcTTGAGCTTTTATACAAGAAACCATGTAATGCAAATATCATGAACCTTATAATCTGCTGGACATAAAGagcaatttaagaagatataaTGTAATGAATCTCTATTGCTATTCCTGAAAAAGTAAAAGTATCTAATATTTAATTTGTTGCTGAGCCTAAAGCGAGCGTAGCCTCTGTCAAGCCTATGAATGTTATTTGATGTTGAAGCTCAGCCATCAAATTAAACAAATGAGTTCCAGTTCCCGTCAAGCATACTTGAGCTGAACGAATAAGCAGTGTGTGAACAGTTGTGGTGTTTTGAAACAATTCTACTAAACTGTCAAGAATATTAGGGACGGAATTCCCCTCCCTCTCTACGTCTCCCcttttttcttcaagaaaactGGTCTTGAATCATATTAAGCACTTCCTTCTCTCTTCCAAAATTAGCATGAATggtttgttagaaaatttattgAACTGTCAATCAGATCTGTTGGACTGATCAACTATGTTCTTTCTGATATATAGGTTGAATGCTATTCGACTTGAGGAGAAGGAGAAGAGGGAAAAGGAGATAAGGAACCAAATTATTCTAGAAGGTGAAGAGTACAAGCAGGCTTTTTATGAGAAAAGAAAGGTTAATATTGAGACCAACAAGGACAACAACAGAGAGAAAGAGAAGGTAAAGCTTTATTTGGTTTTAGCTTTATAACCCAGATTTGAGTTTTTGTTAATTCTGCATTAACCTGGGGTCGTGTATTGTTATGGGCAAATTGCATGTTAGTCCTGTACGATAATGaaaggcaaaaaaaattttaattttttgtaaaatgtATGAGACAAGATTATACATGCTTTTAGTTGTTTGTCTCATTTCACTAGTATATCAAATTACTTTGACCAAGTATATTTCCAAACTGGGAGGTTGCAATTGCTAAATGTCAGGCTGCTGCTAGAGCTTCTTATAAGCTGAGTGAGAATTGTTGCATCCAGTTGGAGCTAGACAGAGTTATTGATAGTGGTCCTTTTT contains:
- the LOC113761428 gene encoding clathrin light chain 1-like, which gives rise to MASFDTFSIDGEDQATTRQFEDGGYGGYDSYTAFSSADTPPYQSGGGGGFPAGYEEEEVTVEHVSHSVNSSDPFGFEADQEAAPFEGPGAPIPNGNGRPYDLGEDTEGIFRSDGPVLPPPTEMQEEGFALREWRRLNAIRLEEKEKREKEIRNQIILEGEEYKQAFYEKRKVNIETNKDNNREKEKLYLAGQGKFHKEVDKHYWKAIGELIPHEVPNIEKRRGKKEQEKKPSITVIQGPKPGKPTDLTRMRQILVKLKHNPPPHMMPPPPAPSKDDKAGKDAKDGKDAKAKTGKDAEANAKGSAVGEAAAAPTKEKEPVANGSAPTSAEETEAVTSEQPAN